Part of the Paracoccus sp. MC1862 genome, CGAAAAGGTGCTGGCGGCGGTGGGACCGAAGACGCGGCTGATCGCCGTCACCCATATGTCCAACGTGACCGGCACGGTGGTGGACGTGGGCGCCATCGCGCGGGGGACGGACGTGCCGGTGCTGGTCGATGGCAGTCAGGCGGCGGTGCATATGCCGGTGGACGTGGATGCGCTCGGCTGCGATTTCTACTGCATCACCGGGCACAAGCTTTACGGCCCCTCGGGTTCCGGCGCGATCTGGATACGGGCCGAGCGGCAGGCCGAGATGCGCCCCTTCTTCGGCGGTGGCGACATGATCCGCGAGGTGTCGCGCGATGCGGTCAGCTACGCCGACCCGCCGTTGCGCTTCGAGGCCGGCACCCCCGGCATCGTCAACCAGATCGGCCTTGGCGCGGCGTTGGAATACTTGATGGGCCTGGGGATGGACAACATCTCCGCGCATGAGGCAGGTTTGCGCGACTATGCGGTGGAACGTCTGGGCGGGCTGAACTGGCTGCAGATTCAGGGAACAGCGCCGGGCAAGGGCGCGATCTTTTCCATGACCATGGAAGGGGCGCATGCCCATGACATCGCCACGATCCTCGACCAGCGCGGCATCGCGGTGCGGGCGGGGACGCATTGCGCCATGCCGCTGATGCAGCACTACGGCCTTGCCGCCTCGGCGCGCGCCAGCTTTGCCATGTACAACACCCGCGAGGACGTGGACGCCCTCGTTTCGGGGCTGGAATTCTGCCGCGAGCTGTTCGCCTGACAACGGTTTCTTAAGCCTGCCCTGCTATCCCCTCCTCATATTCGGGGGTGGCTGATGCGGTTGGGTTGGGTTCTTGCGCTGCTGTTCCTGCCAGCGCCGGCGCTTGCCGCGCCCGGCCCGGCAGATCAGCCGGCGGCGGTCTGCGAATGGGCG contains:
- a CDS encoding cysteine desulfurase, with the translated sequence MSFDITRVRADFPILSRQVNGRPLVYLDSGASAQKPQVVIDAISAAYAGEYANVHRGLHFLSNLATDNYERVRGIIARFLNARDESEVVFTSGSTEGINLVSYGWAAPRLQPGDEILLSVLEHHANIVPWHFLRERQGVVLRWVEPEPDGSLPPEKVLAAVGPKTRLIAVTHMSNVTGTVVDVGAIARGTDVPVLVDGSQAAVHMPVDVDALGCDFYCITGHKLYGPSGSGAIWIRAERQAEMRPFFGGGDMIREVSRDAVSYADPPLRFEAGTPGIVNQIGLGAALEYLMGLGMDNISAHEAGLRDYAVERLGGLNWLQIQGTAPGKGAIFSMTMEGAHAHDIATILDQRGIAVRAGTHCAMPLMQHYGLAASARASFAMYNTREDVDALVSGLEFCRELFA